One genomic segment of Occultella kanbiaonis includes these proteins:
- a CDS encoding aldose 1-epimerase family protein, whose protein sequence is MTSPSPTGQQFEIRAGDAVAIITEVGANLRLFRVGERDVVVPYGVDELPPASNGAVLVPWPNRIRDGRYTWDGQELQLPLTEPERGTALHGLVCWQRWTVLEHTADTVELRLDPAATPGYPFQVSTRIRYSIGADGLSITATTANIGSAAAPYGIGFHPWLSPGPGSLDDAELQLDATAWIPTDERLLPTGVAEIPEDLDFREPRRMGRTALDDAFVGALYDDRGLSWLRLRGTDGRLASVWMDESLRTWQMCTGDEVAAPQARRTGLAAEPMTCVADAFRSGERLIRLKPGADHTVRWGLRLD, encoded by the coding sequence CGGCCAACAGTTCGAGATCCGTGCCGGCGACGCCGTCGCGATCATCACCGAGGTCGGTGCGAACCTCCGACTCTTCCGCGTCGGCGAACGCGACGTGGTGGTGCCCTACGGCGTCGACGAGCTGCCGCCCGCATCGAACGGCGCGGTGCTGGTGCCGTGGCCGAACCGGATCCGGGACGGCCGCTACACCTGGGACGGCCAGGAACTGCAGCTCCCGCTGACCGAGCCGGAACGGGGCACCGCCCTGCACGGCCTCGTCTGCTGGCAGCGGTGGACCGTGCTCGAGCACACGGCGGACACCGTCGAGCTGCGCCTGGACCCGGCGGCCACGCCCGGCTACCCGTTCCAGGTCAGCACCCGGATCCGCTACTCGATCGGTGCGGACGGCCTCTCCATCACCGCGACCACCGCGAACATCGGCTCCGCCGCCGCCCCGTACGGGATCGGGTTCCACCCGTGGCTCTCCCCCGGACCCGGCAGCCTCGACGACGCCGAGCTACAGCTCGACGCGACGGCATGGATCCCGACGGACGAGCGGCTGCTGCCCACGGGCGTCGCCGAGATCCCCGAGGACCTGGACTTCCGGGAGCCGCGGCGGATGGGCCGGACGGCGCTCGACGACGCGTTCGTGGGTGCGCTCTACGACGACCGGGGCCTGTCCTGGCTGCGGCTGCGCGGCACCGACGGACGCCTGGCGTCGGTGTGGATGGACGAGTCGCTGCGGACCTGGCAGATGTGCACCGGTGACGAGGTGGCCGCCCCGCAGGCGCGTCGCACCGGCCTGGCCGCCGAGCCCATGACGTGCGTGGCGGACGCCTTCCGTAGCGGAGAGCGGCTGATCCGGCTGAAGCCGGGTGCCGACCACACGGTGCGCTGGGGCCTGCGGCTCGACTGA
- a CDS encoding hemolysin family protein yields MIVDWLLVLLGVVLTAGTALFVSAEFALVALDPAGVDRRSAAGDKRAGLLARALRHLSTELSGAQVGITVTTVLLGYTMQAAVANLVAVPLGRTGLTTAIATAVAVVVSLVVVNTFSMIFGELVPKNWAISDPMKVAKTVIPFQHAFTTALRPMITVLNGSANRVLRMFGVEPREELSGGRSATELAALVRHSAKAGTLEMSTATLLTRSIGLGRLTAVDVMTDRMRMHAVDRDTRATDLLALARSTGHSRFPVIDASPDEVVGIVQLRRAIAVPYERRGEVPVGALMDEAPQVPETIRLGPLLVELRDGLQMAVVVDEYGGTSGVVTLEDVVEELVGEVADEHDRRRRVVRPGPARTWIVPGSLRPDELYQQTGLVVPDEAPYETLGGLVMTALGRLPAVGDEVEVPGVTLRVQTMDSRRVDTIQVRAAESAAESEDR; encoded by the coding sequence ATGATCGTCGACTGGTTGCTGGTGCTGCTCGGGGTGGTACTGACCGCAGGGACCGCACTGTTCGTCTCCGCGGAGTTCGCGCTGGTGGCGCTCGACCCGGCAGGAGTCGACCGGCGCAGCGCCGCCGGGGACAAGCGCGCCGGACTGCTCGCGCGGGCGCTACGACACCTGTCCACCGAACTCTCCGGTGCGCAGGTCGGGATCACCGTGACCACGGTGCTGCTCGGCTACACGATGCAGGCAGCCGTCGCGAATCTGGTCGCGGTGCCGCTGGGGCGCACCGGCCTGACGACGGCGATCGCGACAGCCGTGGCGGTCGTCGTCAGCCTCGTGGTCGTGAACACGTTCTCGATGATCTTCGGGGAGCTGGTCCCGAAGAACTGGGCGATCTCGGACCCGATGAAGGTGGCCAAGACGGTCATCCCGTTCCAGCACGCCTTCACGACCGCGCTGCGGCCGATGATCACGGTGCTGAACGGCTCGGCGAACCGGGTGCTGCGGATGTTCGGGGTCGAGCCCCGCGAGGAACTCAGCGGCGGCCGGTCCGCAACGGAACTGGCCGCGTTGGTGCGGCATTCCGCGAAGGCGGGCACGCTCGAGATGTCCACCGCCACCCTGCTGACCCGGTCGATCGGCCTCGGCCGGCTCACCGCCGTCGACGTGATGACGGACCGGATGCGGATGCACGCGGTGGACCGGGACACCCGCGCGACCGACCTGCTCGCCCTGGCCCGGTCGACCGGGCACTCCAGGTTCCCGGTCATCGACGCCTCACCGGACGAGGTGGTCGGCATCGTCCAGCTGCGGCGGGCCATCGCGGTGCCGTACGAACGCCGCGGGGAGGTGCCCGTCGGGGCATTGATGGATGAGGCGCCCCAGGTCCCGGAGACGATCCGGCTCGGACCGCTCCTGGTGGAACTGCGCGACGGTCTGCAGATGGCGGTGGTCGTCGACGAGTACGGCGGCACGTCCGGGGTGGTCACCCTCGAGGACGTCGTCGAGGAGCTGGTCGGGGAGGTGGCCGACGAGCACGACCGTCGACGGCGGGTGGTGCGGCCCGGTCCGGCCCGCACCTGGATCGTGCCGGGCAGCCTGCGACCCGACGAGCTGTACCAGCAGACCGGGCTGGTGGTCCCGGACGAGGCTCCCTACGAGACGTTGGGCGGTCTGGTGATGACCGCGCTCGGGCGCCTGCCCGCCGTGGGCGACGAGGTCGAGGTGCCCGGCGTGACACTGCGGGTGCAGACCATGGACTCCCGGCGGGTGGACACGATCCAGGTCCGCGCGGCCGAATCCGCTGCCGAGAGCGAGGACCGATGA
- a CDS encoding response regulator transcription factor, whose product MSTAQPNTSVLIVEDEPEIAAQIARRLQAEGWTPHIAGDGPSGVEAAATVRPDLIVLDVMLPGIDGLEVCRRIQAEQATNGRPPTPILMLTARDDETDMLVGLGVGADDYMTKPFSMRELLARLKVLLRRVERSRQAPATASGEPPMVLGDLIIDRAARRVNRSGEEAHLTPTEFDLLVCLAQSPRTVLSRERLLAEVWDWADASGTRTVDSHVKALRRKLGSDLIRTVHGVGYALEPSAG is encoded by the coding sequence ATGTCGACCGCGCAGCCGAACACCTCAGTGCTCATCGTCGAGGACGAACCGGAGATCGCCGCCCAGATCGCCCGCCGGCTCCAGGCGGAGGGCTGGACGCCACACATCGCCGGTGACGGCCCCTCCGGGGTGGAGGCGGCCGCCACGGTGCGTCCGGACCTGATCGTGCTCGACGTGATGCTGCCCGGGATCGACGGCCTCGAGGTGTGCCGCCGGATCCAGGCCGAGCAGGCCACCAACGGACGCCCGCCCACCCCGATCCTGATGCTGACCGCCCGTGACGACGAGACCGACATGCTCGTCGGGCTGGGCGTCGGCGCGGACGACTACATGACGAAGCCGTTCTCGATGCGCGAGCTGTTGGCCCGCCTGAAGGTGCTGCTGCGCCGGGTGGAGCGGTCCCGGCAGGCGCCGGCGACGGCGTCCGGTGAGCCGCCGATGGTGCTCGGCGACCTGATCATCGACCGGGCCGCACGCCGGGTGAACCGGTCCGGCGAGGAGGCGCACCTGACCCCCACGGAGTTCGACCTGCTGGTCTGCCTGGCGCAGAGCCCGCGGACGGTGCTCTCCCGCGAGCGCCTGCTCGCGGAGGTCTGGGACTGGGCCGACGCGTCCGGCACCCGCACCGTCGACTCGCACGTGAAGGCCCTCCGGCGCAAGCTCGGCTCGGACCTGATCCGTACCGTCCACGGGGTCGGGTACGCCCTCGAGCCCTCGGCCGGCTGA
- a CDS encoding hemolysin family protein: MSSSTALILALVLLGANAFFVGAEFAIMSARRSQIEPIAESGSRAARTALWAIENVSLMLACAQLGITICSTGIGAVAEPAIAHLVEGPLIAVGLPAEASHVVGFVVALAIVVYLHVVLGEMVPKNLAVSAPERAVLWFAPPLVWISRVLSPVIRFLNWLANAILRLGGVEPKDEVTSTFTAEEVAAIVERSQAEGLLDDELGLLTGAIEFSEATAGTVMVAVEKLVTLPLGCTPEEVEHAVAKTGYSRFPVTQGAAITGYLHIKDVLYADTDALRRAPVPDWRVRPMAMAATGDEIEDVLAAMQRTGAHLAAISAAPEAGIGAGEMLAPGVGTDGEAAPERIGVVFLEDILEELVGEVRDSMQRAQQR; the protein is encoded by the coding sequence ATGAGTTCCTCGACCGCGCTCATCCTGGCGCTCGTGCTGCTCGGCGCGAACGCGTTCTTCGTGGGTGCCGAGTTCGCGATCATGTCCGCGCGGCGATCCCAGATCGAGCCGATCGCGGAGTCCGGCTCCCGGGCCGCGCGCACGGCCCTGTGGGCCATCGAGAACGTCTCGCTCATGCTCGCCTGCGCCCAGCTGGGCATCACGATCTGCTCCACCGGGATCGGGGCCGTCGCCGAACCGGCGATCGCGCACCTGGTCGAGGGCCCCCTGATCGCCGTTGGCCTGCCCGCCGAGGCCAGCCACGTGGTCGGCTTCGTGGTCGCGCTCGCGATCGTGGTCTACCTGCACGTGGTCCTGGGCGAGATGGTGCCGAAGAACCTGGCCGTGTCCGCGCCGGAGCGCGCGGTGCTGTGGTTCGCCCCACCGCTGGTGTGGATCTCCCGGGTGCTCTCCCCGGTGATCCGCTTCCTGAACTGGCTGGCGAACGCGATCCTGCGGCTCGGCGGGGTCGAACCCAAGGACGAGGTGACCTCGACCTTCACCGCCGAGGAGGTCGCGGCGATCGTGGAGCGGTCCCAGGCCGAGGGGTTGCTCGACGACGAACTCGGCCTGCTCACCGGCGCCATCGAGTTCTCCGAGGCCACCGCCGGCACCGTGATGGTGGCCGTGGAGAAGCTGGTCACGCTGCCCCTGGGGTGTACGCCCGAGGAGGTGGAGCACGCGGTCGCCAAGACCGGGTACTCCCGTTTCCCGGTCACGCAAGGCGCGGCGATCACCGGCTACCTGCACATCAAGGATGTCCTCTACGCCGATACCGACGCCCTGCGCCGGGCGCCGGTGCCGGACTGGCGGGTCCGGCCGATGGCCATGGCCGCCACCGGGGACGAGATCGAGGACGTGCTCGCCGCGATGCAGCGCACCGGGGCTCACCTGGCCGCCATCAGTGCCGCACCGGAGGCCGGGATCGGCGCCGGTGAGATGCTCGCGCCCGGCGTCGGAACCGACGGCGAGGCGGCGCCGGAGCGGATCGGCGTCGTGTTCCTGGAGGACATCCTCGAGGAGCTGGTCGGCGAGGTCCGTGACTCGATGCAGCGGGCCCAACAGCGATGA
- a CDS encoding HAMP domain-containing sensor histidine kinase translates to MSTPHVRHARSTEVSWWRRTLSLVGDLRPLDPMRSIKMKLIVIIAATVAMYTLVTWAGIRFGFGVLNTFPFALGASLILTQILARGMTRPLREMTAAARSMARGDYTTRVHTNSQDEVGELAAAFNSMAQDLDTLDAQRREMVANVSHELRTPVAALRAQLENMADGVVEPDPDALEGALTQIERLSRLITYLLDLSRLEAGAASLALTEFEVQEFLDDVATQARHAAAGFGRDLRWEVSTLPPDLHLTADEERLRQVISNLLGNASRHSPRGGTVSLRGRYSATTDEVVIEVLDEGQGIPVSDREKVFERFERGNAPAQRGGLSTGGTGLGLAIARWAVSLHGGMIAVADPPGGTGAMLRVTLPARGPAEGRAHPTAPGT, encoded by the coding sequence ATGAGCACCCCGCACGTCCGGCACGCCCGTTCCACCGAAGTGAGCTGGTGGCGACGGACCCTGTCCCTGGTGGGTGACCTGCGCCCGCTGGACCCGATGCGCTCGATCAAGATGAAGCTGATCGTGATCATCGCGGCGACGGTCGCCATGTACACGCTCGTCACCTGGGCCGGGATCCGGTTCGGGTTCGGGGTGCTGAACACGTTCCCGTTCGCGCTCGGGGCCTCGCTGATCCTCACCCAGATCCTCGCCCGTGGGATGACCCGGCCGCTGCGGGAGATGACCGCCGCGGCCCGTTCGATGGCGCGCGGCGACTACACCACCCGGGTCCACACGAACAGCCAGGACGAGGTCGGCGAGCTCGCGGCCGCGTTCAACTCGATGGCCCAGGACCTGGACACCCTCGATGCCCAGCGCCGGGAGATGGTGGCCAACGTCTCGCACGAGTTGCGCACCCCGGTGGCCGCGCTGCGCGCGCAGCTGGAGAACATGGCCGACGGCGTGGTGGAACCGGACCCGGACGCTCTCGAGGGGGCGCTCACGCAGATCGAGCGGCTCTCCCGGCTGATCACCTACCTGCTGGACCTGTCCCGGCTGGAGGCCGGTGCGGCCAGCCTGGCGCTCACCGAGTTCGAGGTGCAGGAGTTCCTCGACGACGTCGCCACCCAGGCGCGGCACGCGGCCGCCGGTTTCGGGCGGGACCTGCGCTGGGAGGTGTCGACGCTGCCCCCGGACCTGCACCTGACGGCCGACGAGGAGCGCCTGCGACAGGTCATCTCCAACCTGCTCGGGAACGCGTCCCGGCACTCTCCCCGCGGTGGCACCGTCTCCCTGCGCGGCCGGTACTCGGCCACGACCGACGAGGTCGTGATCGAGGTGCTCGACGAGGGTCAGGGGATCCCGGTCTCGGACCGGGAGAAGGTCTTCGAGCGGTTCGAGCGTGGCAACGCGCCGGCCCAGCGCGGCGGGCTGTCCACCGGCGGCACCGGGCTCGGGCTCGCCATCGCCCGCTGGGCGGTGAGCCTGCACGGCGGCATGATCGCGGTGGCGGATCCGCCGGGCGGCACCGGCGCCATGCTGCGGGTGACACTGCCGGCCCGTGGGCCGGCCGAGGGCCGCGCCCACCCCACCGCGCCGGGCACCTGA
- a CDS encoding peptidoglycan DD-metalloendopeptidase family protein: MSSQRDLPADDLATPEVTATSPTRRQIREQERAAEAAARAAEYVASLAQAEAVDPTDEPVGPEVTTDAVTEVQDAETAPDPDEADVVPDREDTDLDEDLETDEDPKAHEDPDPDEDSNAHDVVNATDDGATEDAATGDAKDDPAADETLDDKVAAAVADPSDTATTSTPTSTRSLFRPGGRRPAGGNRPAGRKSTTEQPRVHRWVPRLAVLAALGIATTVVPLTGAALPDRPSAEATTQSLAAASALDILAGGAYVPADGTQALAADPEARARALAAASRDNGSRDELTCGTAGLEANGVVAAETTVTPVDLVMPITAGSYSLTSRYGYRSHPIYGSYSEHTGLDMAAAAGTPIHSIADGEVIYAGGGKDGRSGMLVIVQHEIDGEPIWSWYVHMYPNGVFVDVGDVVTAGEVIGAVGSYGNSTGPHLHLEIHLDEALTTVDPEAWLAEHEAAPLTSDTPLCSEG; encoded by the coding sequence GTGAGTTCTCAGCGTGATCTGCCCGCTGACGATCTCGCGACCCCTGAGGTCACTGCCACGTCCCCGACCCGCCGTCAGATCCGCGAGCAGGAGCGCGCCGCCGAAGCCGCCGCCCGCGCTGCCGAGTACGTGGCGTCCCTGGCGCAGGCCGAAGCGGTCGATCCGACCGACGAGCCGGTCGGGCCCGAGGTCACGACCGACGCCGTCACCGAGGTCCAGGACGCCGAGACGGCGCCGGATCCCGACGAGGCCGATGTCGTCCCGGACCGCGAGGACACGGACCTCGACGAGGACCTGGAGACCGACGAGGACCCCAAGGCCCATGAGGACCCGGACCCCGACGAGGACTCGAACGCCCACGACGTCGTGAATGCCACCGACGACGGGGCCACGGAGGACGCAGCCACCGGCGACGCAAAGGACGACCCCGCGGCCGACGAGACGCTCGACGACAAGGTCGCTGCCGCCGTCGCCGATCCTTCGGACACCGCGACCACCTCCACACCGACCTCGACGCGGTCTCTGTTCCGCCCCGGCGGCCGCCGCCCGGCGGGCGGCAACCGACCGGCCGGCCGGAAGTCGACGACCGAGCAGCCCCGGGTGCACCGTTGGGTGCCAAGGCTCGCGGTCCTGGCCGCCCTCGGCATCGCGACGACCGTCGTGCCGCTGACCGGCGCCGCGCTCCCTGACCGACCCTCGGCCGAGGCGACCACCCAGAGCCTTGCCGCGGCCAGCGCGCTGGATATCCTCGCGGGCGGCGCCTACGTCCCCGCCGACGGCACCCAGGCCCTGGCCGCCGACCCCGAGGCCCGCGCCCGCGCCCTCGCCGCGGCCAGCCGGGACAACGGCTCCCGCGACGAGCTCACCTGTGGCACGGCCGGCCTCGAGGCCAACGGCGTGGTGGCCGCCGAGACCACCGTGACCCCGGTGGACCTGGTCATGCCGATCACGGCGGGCTCCTATTCGCTCACCTCGCGCTACGGCTACCGCTCCCACCCGATCTACGGCAGCTACTCCGAGCACACCGGGCTGGACATGGCCGCGGCGGCAGGGACCCCGATCCACTCCATCGCGGACGGCGAGGTCATCTACGCCGGCGGTGGCAAGGACGGCAGGTCCGGGATGCTCGTGATCGTCCAGCACGAGATCGACGGCGAGCCGATCTGGTCCTGGTACGTCCACATGTACCCGAACGGCGTCTTCGTCGACGTCGGCGACGTCGTCACGGCCGGTGAGGTGATCGGCGCGGTCGGCTCCTACGGGAACTCCACCGGCCCGCACCTGCACCTGGAGATCCACCTCGACGAGGCCCTCACCACGGTCGACCCGGAGGCCTGGCTGGCCGAGCACGAGGCGGCACCGCTCACCAGCGACACGCCGCTCTGCTCCGAGGGCTGA